A portion of the Candida dubliniensis CD36 chromosome R, complete sequence genome contains these proteins:
- a CDS encoding ubiquitin fusion degradation protein, putative (Similar to S. cerevisiae UFD4) translates to MADKEKKSNIIPHEDVSHFSDDDSMSIQDAEVSDSEHDLLIRLSQQAQHRRASQNQYHNDINVIGDDSNNDTTTSLDLEVVSSEHDIEDHLDDEIIEEEDDNDDDDDDNSENNEDDYSLYYRHGFQDRDDDFEDSDSLSMMETADFLRQLMQARRNRTAEIHNSSSETAGQSLNEDDEMDDDDNDNINGDGGDDNDENRNEDDEEIEEGEEDEDPRAEFLRVIGLVTGGNRNNSNGDTNSSGNDLVDVMQRLMGGGSVFDGGSARDSGEIDALVNNLSQRQDTYIVLESLNELSERLLMMNGLTAERLIPANKLARSLVEIMEDPKLDEELELHLVACRCLYNFLEVNQDFIHDALNNNAIPALCNKLTEIKYIDLTEQALQTLEMISRDPISHNSIISNNGLSACLQYLDFLTIHAQRKCLTIIANSCSNISITNFPRVKEAFNGIAEVVRNHNDKVVVENAWLTISRIVMCFKNKPDLLNELFADKELLFKELTKVILVSCNKSSNTSSESSQVTLNDGSNLSLITSLIILVSVSVDVSRILISECEIGSVIVKSLNKYAKQNQEIDPLKSHSDSISIEALMSAPKDLISQFLSLIGYLLPITYPPSDALYLGPNYEQDKERQNINQTRIELCTQLIPTDYWKFVNDIWSLLILSFQATMDFDIRRKGFVNLYRIICSNESDFSVIKDVDSIAGLLANVVTQYQSIVIKDFASVEINEDDMVSTDVEESKDVDQGRTSQEDEEEEDDYGEDDDEDEDVVHEDEEFSTLDSRGASSIQSSASSLPEDVNKLNSLMLLLSSLKIIKVLLEKSPLIFIGVFEKEGLINDVLRLLNTLKDKIDLDVKDPRASINSMMSAYSNKFIDSEFTKEYEYKLTSMVIYRNIVNITTDINAIYQQSKDEGLQNLSDSMRILQEVKTSLSNHRTIKSFSYNQWLELWNNLKLVFRGSLSVSSFELISSGVIETLTKLFSSDYGLESNDCYKAFTATFWSDDSATLLVQKLQEALTRTESFDIVSATSGTSNQSSFARDRNQAAIMASQIKLKLTAEGENTDQSKLPGNMQNMILSVHAIATFKSVFAFLKQRFEFFEELGGSLSRSSNNEDSERKQDLNIEFLINGEVIPNETTIYGAIYRSLQEKPDEDVNSSRIWSKVHDVTYRKVSAEVSKESPFTNFNFHYNVDRELSIYDDTTINILKLLKILFRMNNNNNNNSGNGLHNVSTKEFTNWKLTVKLNRQLEEPLVVASGTLPGWSIHLTKQFPFIFPFETRIFFLQSTSFGYSRLIHQWQLRTNHNGDDNSSGVNGNQGNNQRLQLGRPTRHKVRISRKMMLQSAVKVLGMYGSTPGILEIEYFDEEGSGLGPTLEFYSTVSKEFSKKKLRLWRDDEPRQTVSIDDESYVVNKCGLFPRPMDKAQLSSENGRKVLYFYSSLGKFIARALLDSRIIDFNFNPVFLSLIQLLNKTSGISYTSKTSTSKLSKKMATISNLRLVDPTLADSLEHLNKYIQLFEFNSDIHNVTVDGASVEDLALFFELPGNPDYELIPNGSDTLVTADNLELYINKVIEATLFSGILTQTKAFMDGFSKVFPINSLIIFSSRELVGLFGNAEEDWTMDTLTSSIAANHGYTKDSEAIKSLIDILMNFNIEEKREFLQFLTGAPKLPIGGFKALRPELTVVRKHAEDGLKDDDYLPSVMTCANYLKLPNYSSKEVMKEKLIQAMKEGAGAFLLS, encoded by the coding sequence ATGGCTGataaggaaaagaaaagcaatATTATTCCACACGAAGATGTTCTGCATTTTTCTGACGATGACAGTATGAGTATTCAAGACGCTGAAGTTAGTGATAGTGAACACGATTTATTGATAAGATTATCACAACAAGCACAACATCGTCGAGCATCCCAAAATCAGTACCACAATGATATTAATGTCATAGGTGATGACTCCAATAATGATACGACTACTAGTTTAGATCTTGAAGTTGTTTCAAGTGAACATGATATCGAAGATCACTTGGATGACgaaattattgaagaagaagacgacaacgacgacgacgacgacgacaaTAGTGAAAACAACGAAGATGATTATTCACTCTATTATCGTCATGGTTTTCAGGATcgtgatgatgattttgagGATTCCGATTCTTTGAGTATGATGGAGACTGCTGATTTTTTACGTCAATTAATGCAAGcaagaagaaatagaacCGCCGAAATTCATAATCTGAGTAGTGAAACCGCTGGACAAAGCCTAAATGAGGATGATGAAatggatgatgatgataatgacaATATCAACGGTGACGGTGGCGATGATAATGACGAGAATCGAAACGAGGATGACGAAGAAATCGAAGAAGGTGAAGAGGATGAAGATCCTCGTGCTGAATTCTTAAGGGTCATTGGCTTAGTTACAGGCGGCAATAGAAACAATAGTAATGGTGATACCAACTCTAGTGGTAACGATCTTGTTGATGTAATGCAAAGATTAATGGGAGGTGGGTCTGTTTTTGATGGAGGTTCTGCTCGTGATAGTGGCGAGATAGATGCATTGGTCAACAATTTGAGTCAAAGACAGGACACCTACATTGTTCTTGAATCTTTGAATGAATTATCTGAAagattattgatgatgaacgGATTAACTGCCGAAAGACTAATTCCAGCAAATAAATTGGCCAGAAGCTTAGTTGAAATAATGGAGGATCCTAAGTTGGACGAGGAATTGGAACTACATTTAGTCGCATGTCGATGTTTGTACAATTTCTTGGAAGTTAACCAGGATTTCATTCATGATGCTTTGAATAACAATGCCATTCCTGCCTTATGCAATAAACTTACTGAgattaaatatattgatttgacTGAACAAGCATTGCAAACACTTGAGATGATTTCGCGAGACCCAATTTCTCATAACAGCATCATATCAAACAATGGTTTAAGTGCATGCCTACAGtatttggattttttgACAATTCATGCCCAACGTAAATGCTTGACTATTATTGCAAATTCATGCAGTAATATCTCCATCACGAATTTCCCAAGAGTGAAAGAGGCATTCAATGGTATTGCCGAAGTCGTGAGAAATCACAACGATAAGGTGGTGGTTGAAAATGCATGGTTAACCATTTCAAGAATTGTTATGtgtttcaaaaacaaaccTGATctattaaatgaattgtttGCTGACAAGGAGTTACTTTTCAAAGAGTTGACAAAAGTAATCCTTGTGAGTTGCAACAAGTCTCTGAATACTAGCTCAGAATCAAGTCAAGTGACACTTAATGACGGATCCAACTTGAGTTTAATTACATCCTTGATAATTTTAGTCAGTGTGAGTGTCGATGTTTCCCGGATATTGATTAGTGAGTGTGAAATCGGGTCTGTAATcgttaaatcattaaataaatatgcGAAACAGAATCAGGAAATTGACCCTTTGAAGAGTCATTCTGATAGTATTTCTATCGAGGCTTTGATGTCTGCACCAAAAGATTTGATATCTCAATTTTTAAGTTTGATTGGGTATTTATTGCCGATTACATATCCCCCGTCTGATGCTTTATATCTAGGACCTAATTATGAACAAGATAAAGAGAGacaaaatataaatcaaactAGGATTGAACTATGCACTCAATTAATACCTACTGATTATTGGAAGTTTGTCAATGATATTTGGTCACTACTAATACTTAGTTTTCAAGCAACCATGGATTTTGATATTAGAAGAAAAGGGTTTGTCAACTTGTATCGTATAATTTGCTCAAATGAAAGCGATTTCTCAGTTATCAAAGATGTGGATTCTATTGCAGGGTTATTAGCTAATGTTGTTACtcaatatcaatcaattgtaaTCAAAGATTTTGCAAGTGTGGAAATTAATGAAGACGATATGGTAAGCACCGATGTTGAAGAAAGCAAGGATGTCGATCAAGGCAGAACATCccaagaagatgaagaagaagaagacgatTATGGCGAGGACGATGACGAAGACGAGGATGTAGTACATGAGGATGAAGAATTTTCAACCTTAGATAGTCGAGGTGCATCTAGCATTCAGAGTAGTGCATCATCATTACCGGAAGATGttaacaaattgaattcgTTGATGTTATTACTAAGCTCATTGAAAATCATCAAAGTTTTACTTGAAAAATCGCCATTGATATTTATTGGtgtatttgaaaaagaggGTTTGATTAATGACGTATTAAGACTTTTGAATACATTGAAAGACAAAATTGATCTTGATGTGAAAGATCCGAGAGCATCTATCAATCTGATGATGAGTGCATattcaaacaaatttattgatagCGAGTTCACTAAGGAATACGAGTATAAGCTAACAAGCATGGTTATCTATCGCAATATTGTTAATATTACCACTGATATTAATGCCATATATCAACAAAGTAAAGATGAAGGATTGCAAAACTTATCCGATAGTATGAGGATATTACAAGAAGTCAAGACAAGTTTATCTAATCATAGAACCATCAAATCTTTTAGTTATAATCAGTGGTTAGAATTGTGgaataatttgaaacttGTATTTCGTGGGTCATTATCAGTTTCAAgttttgaattgatttcatcTGGTGTTATAGAAACATTGACCAAATTGTTTAGTTCAGATTATGGTTTAGAATCAAACGATTGTTACAAAGCATTTACTGCAACGTTTTGGAGCGATGATTCTGCTACACTTTTGGTTCAGAAACTTCAAGAAGCATTAACAAGAACAGAATCATTCGATATTGTTTCAGCTACCAGTGGCACAAGTAATCAATCATCATTTGCCCGAGATCGAAACCAAGCAGCAATTATGGCAagtcaaatcaaattgaaattgacgGCTGAAGGTGAAAATACTGATCAAAGTAAATTACCTGGGAATATGCAAAATATGATTTTATCAGTTCATGCTATTGCCACTTTTAAATCAGTTTTCGCATTTTTAAAGCAAAGGTTTGAGTTTTTCGAGGAATTGGGAGGTTCGTTAAGTCGTAGTTCCAATAATGAAGATTCAGAACGCAAGCAGGATTtgaatattgaatttttgataaatggGGAAGTGATCCCCAATGAAACAACAATCTATGGTGCCATTTATCGTTCTTTACAGGAAAAACCAGATGAAGATGTTAACTCAAGTAGAATTTGGTCTAAAGTCCATGATGTCACTTATCGTAAAGTGAGTGCTGAAGTTAGTAAAGAGTCTCCATTCACTAATTTTAACTTCCATTATAATGTTGACCGGGAATTGAGTATCTATGACGACACGACTATTAACATTTTAaagttattgaaaatattgttccgaatgaataataataataataataatagtggTAATGGACTCCATAATGTGTCTACTAAGGAGTTTACCAATTGGAAATTGACTGTGAAGTTGAATCGACAATTGGAAGAGCCATTGGTTGTTGCTAGTGGTACTTTGCCAGGTTGGAGTATTCACCTAACTAAACAATTTCCGTTTATTTTCCCATTTGAAACGagaatattctttttaCAATCAACTTCGTTTGGTTATTCTCgtttaattcatcaatggCAATTACGTACAAATCATAACGGTGATGATAATTCCAGTGGTGTTAATGGGAATCAAGGTAACAATCAAAGATTGCAATTGGGTAGACCTACAAGACATAAAGTGAGAATTTCGAGAAAAATGATGTTGCAGAGTGCGGTGAAAGTATTGGGGATGTATGGATCGACCCCAGgaattttggaaattgaatatttcgATGAAGAAGGTTCGGGATTGGGTCCAACTTTGGAATTTTATTCAACCGTGTCTAAAGAGTTTTCTAAGAAAAAATTACGGTTATGGAGAGATGACGAACCAAGACAAACTGTTAgcattgatgatgaatctTATGTTGTCAACAAATGCGGATTGTTTCCTAGACCAATGGATAAAGCTCAATTATCTAGTGAAAATGGTCGCAAAGTGTTGTATTTTTATTCCTCATTAGGTAAATTCATTGCTCGTGCCCTATTGGATTCCAGAATTAtagattttaatttcaacCCTGTATTTTTGCTgctaattcaattattgaataaaacTAGTGGAATAAGTTATACTTCTAAGACCAGTACATCAAAATTATCGAAGAAAATGGCTACTATTAGTAACTTACGATTAGTTGATCCTACGTTAGCGGATTCTTTAGAACATTTAAATAAGTATATTCAGttgtttgaattcaattctgACATTCATAATGTGACAGTTGATGGGGCAAGTGTTGAGGATTTGGCATTGTTTTTTGAGTTACCTGGTAATCCAGACTATGAATTGATTCCTAATGGAAGTGATACCCTAGTTACTGCAGATAACTTGGAGCTTTATATTAACAAAGTGATTGAGGCAACTTTATTTAGCGGCATCCTTACACAGACTAAAGCGTTTATGGATGGATTTTCTAAAGTTTTCCCAATAAActcattaataatattttcgTCACGTGAGTTGGTTGGATTATTTGGTAACGCTGAAGAGGATTGGACAATGGATACTTTAACTTCAAGTATAGCTGCTAATCATGGATATACTAAAGATTCTGAAGctataaaatcattaattgatattttgatgaatttcaatattgaagaaaaacgAGAGTTTTTACAATTTTTAACTGGGGCTCCGAAGTTACCTATTGGTGGATTTAAAGCACTTAGGCCTGAATTGACTGTAGTTAGGAAGCATGCTGAAGATGGTCTCAAAGATGACGATTACTTGCCTAGTGTTATGACTTGTGctaattatttgaaattaccAAACTATTCAAGTAAAGAAGTGATGAAAGAGAAATTGATACAAGCAATGAAAGAGGGTGCAGGTGCCTTTTTGTTGTCATAA
- a CDS encoding F-actin capping protein subunit alpha, putative (Similar to S. cerevisiae CAP1): MSIKLNELVDSLIQSAPPAELKQVSQSLSSLTKGTSTSSTNSLIQDSIEQYAQDNIISIDNIIISKYSKDENSSKYIDYVNNKLFNVDWSNQKIIDVEPYHNNSNGNSYNELIQKLTQYGDDYYPSNFAFTVIPENQDQLRVIIIGQRANHDNFYTGQWKSNYLITEQEIKGNIDLDIHYFEDGNVRLKFNESINSNNSSTLQSGNLINDSSKIVNFINEQENATMVKIVEQFNNLNQKTFKNLRRLLPVTRSKINWGSAIGNYRLGSDVVNKK; the protein is encoded by the coding sequence ATGTCAATCAAACTCAACGAACTTGTTGACTCATTAATCCAATCAGCACCTCCAGCTGAATTAAAACAGGTATCACAATCATTATCCTCATTAACTAAAGGGACATCAACATCGTCAACCAATTCATTGATTCAAGATAGTATTGAACAATATGCTCAAGATAATATAATTAgcattgataatattattatttcaaaatacaGCAAGGATGAAAATTCTTCCaaatatattgattatgttaataacaaattattcaatgTTGATTGGCTGAATCAAAAGATCATTGATGTTGAACCTTATCATAACAACAGCAACGGCAACAGttataatgaattaattcaaaaattgacGCAATATGGTGATGATTATTATCCATCAAATTTTGCATTTACAGTTATCCCTGAAAATCAAGATCAATTGAGAGTGATTATTATAGGGCAACGAGCCAATCATGACAATTTTTATACAGGACAAtggaaatcaaattatttgattacTGAACAAGAGATTAAAggtaatattgatttagatattcattattttgaaGATGGTAATGTCAGATTGAAATTCAATGAGTCTATCAACAGTAATAATAGTTCAACATTACAAAGTGGTAACTTGATTAATGATTCATCTAAAATTGTCAACTTTATTAATGAGCAAGAGAACGCCACTATGgttaaaattgttgaacaatttaataatttgaatcaaaaaacATTCAAGAATTTACGAAGATTATTACCAGTTACCAgatcaaaaattaattgggGGTCAGCTATTGGTAACTATAGATTAGGTAGTGATGTAGTCAATAAAAAGTGA
- a CDS encoding protein transport protein Sft1 homologue, putative (Similar to S. cerevisiae SFT1) has product MSDTLYSQREHQNNQKFDQLASTLHQFRTTIDDDIHNNIQQENSLLDSLNDNFNSLMVSVKQTSGELRTVMNRNASLTRIVGMILLGFFIIWMLYKLI; this is encoded by the coding sequence ATGTCAGATACATTATATTCTCAAAGAGAACACCAGAATAATCAgaaatttgatcaattagCATCAACATTACATCAATTCAGAACCACTatagatgatgatattcataataatattcaacaagaaaattcCCTACTAGATTCGTTGaatgataattttaattctttaatgGTACTGGTTAAACAAACCTCTGGAGAATTAAGAACAGTTATGAATAGAAATGCTAGTCTTACTCGGATCGTTGGAATGATATTGCTTGGATTCTTTATAATTTGGATGTtgtataaattaatataa
- a CDS encoding NADPH dehydrogenase, putative (Similar to S. cerevisiae OYE2) yields the protein MTISNSNLFKPINIGKKTISHRIAHLPTTRNRATKDHVPTDLMQKYYTDRAKTGGLLVTEATLISLNQGIYPNVPGIWNNQQRDAWKRITDSVHSVGGFISVQLWALGRVGNAKLLKKHGLPLTGVSPIYEHEQAEKDAIKAGNPIQELTHNEIKDIIYNQFANAAKLADEAGFDFIELHGANGYLFEQFIHPGTNKRTDKYGGSIENRARFLFEVVDHLTTIVDPSKLAIRLSPLSNFQVPGINPTAKEDYSYIVQGLQKRADEGKGLGYINVVEGRFSPDGSVEACDVNFVGDIWKGALLKGGNYTYDKKNNWETIEHDANSDDRTLVGFGRYFIANPDLPDRIKKDLPLNDYDRSTFYTNDDYGYNTYPFYGQEIKVDPENKVFGVALA from the coding sequence AtgacaatttcaaattcaaatttattcaaGCCAATCAACATTGGGAAAAAAACCATTAGTCACAGAATTGCACATTTGCCAACCACCAGAAACCGTGCTACCAAAGATCATGTCCCTACTGATTTGATGCAAAAATATTATACCGATCGTGCTAAAACTGGTGGGTTATTGGTTACTGAAGCTActttgatttctttgaatCAAGGGATTTATCCAAATGTTCCAGGAATTTGGAATAATCAACAACGAGATGCCTGGAAAAGAATCACTGATTCAGTCCATTCTGTTGGTGGATTTATTTCGGTTCAATTGTGGGCTTTAGGTAGAGTTGGTAATGCCAAATTGTTAAAGAAACATGGATTACCACTAACCGGTGTTAGTCCAATTTATGAACATGAACAAGCGGAAAAGGATGCTATTAAAGCTGGTAATCCAATTCAAGAATTGACtcataatgaaattaaagatattatttataatcaattcgCCAATGCAGCTAAATTGGCTGATGAAGCaggatttgattttattgaattacaTGGTGCAAACGGTTATTTATTTGAGCAATTCATTCATCCTGGAACTAACAAAAGAACTGACAAATACGGAggatcaattgaaaatagaGCCAGGTTTTTATTTGAAGTTGTTGATCATTTAACAACTATTGTTGATCCTTCTAAATTGGCTATTAGATTATCACCTTTAAGCAATTTCCAAGTACCTGGAATCAACCCAACTGCAAAAGAAGATTATTCATACATTGTTCAAGGATTACAAAAAAGAGCTGATGAAGGTAAAGGATTGGGCTATATCAATGTTGTTGAAGGTCGTTTTTCACCTGATGGAAGTGTTGAAGCTTGTGATGTCAACTTTGTTGGCGATATCTGGAAAGGTGCATTGTTAAAAGGAGGTAATTATACTTATGATAAGAAAAACAACTGGGAAACAATTGAACATGACGCTAATTCAGATGACAGAACTTTGGTTGGTTTTGGTAGATACTTTATTGCCAACCCAGATTTACCAGATAGAATCAAAAAAGATTTACCATTGAATGATTATGATAGGTCTACTTTTTATACCAATGATGACTATGGTTATAATACTTACCCATTTTACGGTCAAGAAATCAAAGTTGACCCTGAAAACAAAGTATTTGGTGTTGCCTTAGCTTGA
- a CDS encoding subunit of endosomal Vps27p-Hse1p complex, putative (Similar to S. cerevisiae HSE1;~described as a characterized gene/protein in SGD, but as uncharacterized in UniProt entry;~In S. cerevisiae: required for sorting of ubiquitinated membrane proteins into intralumenal vesicles prior to vacuolar degradation, as well as for recycling of Golgi proteins and formation of lumenal membranes), with amino-acid sequence MTSLDLLINKATDPTLTSDNWQYILDVCDRISADPETETKRAISILKTKLTSKDANVVLRSLSLLISIAENCGSRVKQEIATKSFLQDALVKRLSDKKLHATVKYKICEVLTQLYNAFKGDPSLKPMTDAYNKARSEHPRYFSKQTQGPSKPAKKERTQQDKDREEDELQRALKLSLQEFEQQKTGKKEPDVNKPLPEIQPEPESPPVETVATVSKVRALYDLVSYEPDELSFRKGDVITVIESVYRDWWRGSLPNGKVGIFPLNYVTPIVNKSPQDIAKEVEVENKLINGEQRKIERLLAILSSQQIETINEDEVTQLYNEIIPLRIQLGNSIDKYGARQEELKVLNQSLNSEIKLYNELLDKSISSRAKHNTGGAMYQMSPYPTEQFPGQSQPPLSQQYQQAYAQPQQTSNYAQSQTMPSQFTQSQQAQPQYHQPHTRTGSQQEAPQYSGYSNNNIPPPPATTFNQSPPAQLQQQDTSAGFGNAVYNRAAPGQPY; translated from the coding sequence atGACTTCATTAGACTTATTGATTAACAAAGCAACTGATCCCACATTAACTTCTGATAACTGGCAATATATCCTTGATGTGTGTGACAGAATTTCAGCAGATCCCGAAACTGAAACTAAACGGGCCATATCTATATTGAAAACCAAATTAACTTCGAAAGATGCCAATGTTGTATTAAGatcattatctttattGATATCTATAGCTGAAAATTGTGGATCTAGAGTCAAACAAGAAATAGCCACCAAATCATTTTTACAAGATGCTTTAGTTAAGAGATTATCGGATAAAAAATTGCATGCCACAGTGAAATACAAAATATGTGAAGTGTTGACTCAATTATATAATGCATTCAAAGGAGATCCATCATTGAAGCCAATGACTGATGCATATAACAAGGCAAGACTGGAACATCCCAGATATTTTAGTAAACAAACACAGGGCCCTTCAAAACCAGCCAAGAAGGAAAGAACACAACAAGACAAAGACCgtgaagaagatgaattgCAGCGAGCTTTGAAATTGTCGTTGCAAGAATTTGAGCAACAGAAAACCGGAAAAAAGGAGCCTGATGTGAATAAACCTTTGCCAGAGATACAGCCGGAACCAGAGTCCCCTCCAGTCGAAACAGTGGCCACTGTTTCCAAAGTGAGAGCTTTATATGATTTAGTTTCGTATGAGCCGGATGAATTGTCTTTCCGCAAAGGTGATGTCATAACCGTGATTGAATCTGTTTATCGTGATTGGTGGAGAGGATCATTACCTAATGGCAAAGTTGGAATATTCCCATTAAATTATGTGACACCCATAGTTAACAAATCACCACAGGATATTGCCaaagaagttgaagttgAGAACAAGTTAATTAATGGAGAGCAGAggaaaattgaaagattaCTAGCAATCTTGTCATCACAACAAATAGAAACTataaatgaagatgaagtaACACAATTATATAACGAGATCATTCCTTTGCGTATTCAATTAggtaattcaattgataagtATGGGGCACGTCAGGAAGAATTAAAGGTATTAAACCAACTGTTGAATTCTGAAATCAAGTTATACAACGAGTTATTAGATAAACTGATTTCAAGTAGAGCCAAACACAATACAGGAGGAGCCATGTATCAGATGTCCCCATATCCTACAGAACAATTCCCAGGCCAACTGCAACCTCCACTATcacaacaatatcaacaagCATACGCACAACCTCAACAGACTAGCAATTACGCACAATCACAAACCATGCCATCTCAATTTACCCAGTCTCAACAGGCACAACCACAATATCACCAGCCACATACTAGAACAGGTTCACAACAAGAAGCTCCACAATATCTGGGATATAGTAATAACAATATCCCCCCACCGCCAGCCACAACCTTTAATCAGTCCCCACCAGCTCAgttgcaacaacaagataCAAGTGCAGGATTTGGGAATGCTGTATATAACAGAGCTGCACCTGGACAACCTTACTAA
- a CDS encoding transposase, putative (transposable element) yields MINSGLLWVRLKVQKWLYLAMKIEPTLSRSRVEIVVSLSGEVLVAAIIFKGQYSRSGWIDDEAPDYYYSGSKSGYTTYWLSWRWLEEVFIPQVKERTNNGKVLLIMNGHGSHKTNKFKKNMGKQ; encoded by the coding sequence atgATAAATCTGGGTTTATTATGGGTAAGGCTAAAAGTTCAAAAGTGGTTGTACCTAGCTATGAAAATAGAACCTACGTTAAGTCGACTGAGGGTAGAGATAGTTGTACTGTTATCGGGCGAAGTTTTAGTTGCTGCGATCATCTTTAAAGGACAATATTCAAGAAGTGGTTggattgatgatgaagcTCCAGACTATTACTACTCAGGCTCTAAAAGTGGATATACTACATATTGGTTATCTTGGCGTTGGTTGGAGGAGGTTTTTATTCCCCAAGTAAAAGAAAGAACTAATAATGGAAAAGTTTTGCTTATAATGAATGGGCATGGAAGCCATAAAactaataaattcaaaaaaaacatgGGAAAACAATAA